A single genomic interval of Deltaproteobacteria bacterium harbors:
- a CDS encoding serine--tRNA ligase: MLDVKLLRENMPAVKAGLAKRHFAADLPAFAALDSERLEILRHVEDLKAERNRASAEVARLKKTGGDARDLIAELGGLSESIRTMDARLKDVESSVQEWLMSVPNLPHASVPEGRSEDDNALVRTWGRKPEFSFAPKEHFDLGQALGGLDFESAARITGARFVVLKGWAAKLERALATFMLDTQTGRNGYMEIMPPVIVNSQSLVGTGQLPKFAEDLFKLEGTEYFLIPTAEVPVTNLHAGQILDEDALPLAYAAHTSCFRSEAGSYGKDTKGIIRQHQFHKVELVRFVHPDRSYDELELLLGHAESILQALGLHYRIVALCGGDLGFSSAKTYDIEVWLPGQGKYREISSCSNFEDFQARRAGIRFRPAGSKKPRLVHTLNGSGLAVGRTMVAILENYQQADGSVVVPEALLPYLRQDKIEPLP, from the coding sequence ATGCTGGACGTCAAATTGCTTCGAGAGAACATGCCAGCCGTGAAGGCCGGACTTGCCAAGCGCCATTTCGCCGCCGACCTTCCGGCCTTTGCCGCCCTAGACTCCGAACGCCTGGAGATCCTTCGGCACGTCGAGGATCTGAAGGCCGAGAGAAACAGGGCCTCGGCCGAGGTGGCCCGTCTGAAGAAAACCGGAGGGGATGCTCGGGATCTGATCGCCGAGCTGGGGGGATTGTCCGAGAGCATCCGAACGATGGATGCACGGCTCAAGGACGTCGAGTCGTCCGTCCAGGAATGGCTGATGTCAGTGCCCAATTTGCCTCACGCGTCCGTGCCTGAAGGCCGGAGCGAGGATGACAACGCCCTGGTCCGCACCTGGGGCCGGAAGCCGGAGTTCTCCTTTGCCCCCAAGGAGCATTTCGATCTCGGACAGGCCCTGGGAGGACTGGATTTTGAGAGCGCGGCCAGGATAACCGGAGCGAGATTCGTGGTCCTCAAGGGCTGGGCGGCCAAACTGGAACGGGCCCTGGCAACCTTCATGCTCGATACACAGACCGGCCGGAACGGCTATATGGAGATTATGCCCCCGGTCATCGTCAACAGCCAGAGCCTGGTCGGCACCGGGCAACTGCCCAAGTTCGCCGAAGACCTCTTCAAGCTTGAGGGCACGGAATATTTCCTGATCCCCACGGCCGAGGTCCCGGTGACTAACCTTCACGCCGGACAGATCCTGGACGAGGATGCGCTTCCTTTGGCCTATGCCGCGCACACGTCATGCTTTCGGTCCGAGGCCGGTTCGTATGGCAAGGATACCAAGGGGATCATCCGTCAGCATCAGTTCCACAAGGTGGAACTGGTCCGTTTCGTCCATCCCGACCGATCCTACGATGAACTGGAGCTCCTTCTGGGGCATGCCGAGTCGATCTTGCAGGCGTTGGGCCTCCATTACAGGATCGTGGCCCTGTGCGGCGGTGATCTCGGGTTCTCGTCGGCCAAGACGTACGACATCGAAGTGTGGCTGCCGGGCCAGGGCAAGTACCGCGAGATATCGTCCTGCTCGAACTTCGAGGATTTTCAAGCCCGCAGGGCCGGAATCCGTTTCCGCCCGGCCGGAAGCAAAAAGCCAAGGCTCGTCCATACATTGAATGGTTCGGGTCTGGCCGTGGGCCGGACCATGGTCGCCATCCTGGAAAATTACCAGCAGGCCGACGGCAGCGTCGTCGTGCCGGAGGCCTTGCTGCCATATCTGAGGCAGGACAAAATCGAACCGTTGCCCTAG
- the hrcA gene encoding heat-inducible transcription repressor HrcA, whose protein sequence is MDLSPREIETLATVVEEYIATALPVGSRTVSRRSSLGLSAASIRNTMADLTEKGLLDQPHTSAGRIPSIAGLRHYLNTILTLSPLPPGQQRTIADDMGREDDPMDDILRQASRLLSSLSNQVGMVIPPRKSMVRWQQMDFVLVRPGMVMSILVLQGGLLRNKIIRVDQDITSDDLIQYGNYLNELFRGRTLTDVRALILGQMENARRRFDTLYRRAMNLARAVCDDDERCEIYVEGQSNLLDHPEFTDLENMRSILRLLEEKSRLLELLDKTFESPGVRVILGKEDGMDLDSCCFIVSSYAPDSSLVGTVGLVGPIRMDYAKVLPIVDFTARVLTRLLKSRFD, encoded by the coding sequence ATGGATCTCAGTCCGCGTGAAATCGAAACCTTGGCCACCGTTGTCGAGGAATACATTGCCACGGCTTTGCCGGTTGGCTCGCGGACCGTATCCCGAAGATCGTCCCTGGGCCTCAGCGCGGCAAGCATCCGCAACACCATGGCCGATCTGACCGAAAAAGGCCTCCTGGATCAACCCCACACTTCCGCGGGCCGCATCCCGTCCATTGCCGGGCTTCGCCACTATCTGAACACCATCCTGACCCTGTCACCCCTGCCTCCCGGCCAACAGAGGACCATCGCCGACGACATGGGTCGTGAAGACGATCCCATGGACGACATCCTCCGGCAGGCCTCCCGCCTTCTGTCCTCCCTGTCCAACCAGGTTGGCATGGTCATTCCTCCCCGCAAAAGCATGGTCCGATGGCAACAGATGGATTTCGTCCTAGTCCGTCCGGGCATGGTCATGTCCATCCTCGTCCTGCAGGGCGGACTTTTGAGGAATAAAATCATCCGGGTAGATCAGGACATCACTTCGGACGACCTAATCCAATACGGCAACTATCTGAACGAGCTCTTCCGCGGACGGACCTTGACCGATGTCCGCGCCCTGATTCTCGGACAGATGGAAAACGCCCGCCGACGATTCGACACCCTGTACCGCCGGGCCATGAACCTGGCCAGGGCGGTCTGTGACGACGACGAGCGTTGCGAGATCTATGTCGAAGGCCAGAGCAACCTGCTCGACCACCCCGAGTTCACCGATCTGGAAAACATGCGCTCGATCCTCCGACTGCTGGAAGAAAAATCGCGTCTTCTCGAACTGCTGGACAAGACCTTTGAGTCTCCCGGAGTCCGGGTCATCCTCGGAAAGGAGGACGGCATGGATCTCGATTCCTGCTGCTTCATCGTTTCGTCCTATGCCCCGGATTCCTCCCTGGTCGGCACCGTGGGTCTCGTCGGTCCGATTAGAATGGACTACGCCAAGGTCCTACCTATTGTTGACTTCACGGCCAGGGTGCTTACCCGACTCTTGAAATCAAGGTTCGATTGA
- the grpE gene encoding nucleotide exchange factor GrpE, whose translation MAEKKHGKLRADQDRPEASAEADSPQEATLEEKYEDLCRQVEQMQEDRLRVLAESENFKKRLAREKDEFCRFATSRVLEDMLPVIDNLELALQHSGSDKTCQGLAQGVRMTLDIFLDVLQRHGLERIAEAGCPFDPARHEAMGSQESKDLTPGCVAAVLQTGYILNGRLLRPARVMVSAECGREGKN comes from the coding sequence ATGGCTGAGAAAAAACACGGAAAACTCCGCGCCGATCAGGATCGGCCTGAGGCGTCGGCCGAGGCCGATTCCCCGCAGGAGGCGACGCTGGAGGAAAAATACGAGGATCTTTGTCGGCAGGTGGAGCAGATGCAGGAGGATCGACTCCGGGTTCTGGCCGAATCCGAAAATTTCAAGAAACGCTTGGCCCGGGAAAAGGACGAATTCTGCCGCTTTGCCACCTCCAGAGTCCTTGAGGACATGCTGCCGGTCATCGACAACCTGGAGCTCGCCCTGCAGCACTCCGGGTCGGACAAGACCTGCCAGGGGCTGGCCCAAGGCGTGCGGATGACTCTGGACATCTTCCTCGACGTTCTCCAACGCCACGGCCTGGAGCGGATCGCCGAGGCCGGATGTCCCTTCGATCCCGCCCGTCACGAAGCCATGGGCAGCCAGGAGTCCAAAGACCTGACTCCAGGATGCGTCGCGGCCGTCCTCCAGACGGGCTACATTCTGAACGGCAGGCTGCTTCGCCCGGCCCGGGTCATGGTCAGCGC